The following proteins are encoded in a genomic region of Zea mays cultivar B73 chromosome 9, Zm-B73-REFERENCE-NAM-5.0, whole genome shotgun sequence:
- the LOC103639389 gene encoding uncharacterized protein isoform X3 produces the protein MPGVASAAGSGIWSRRRDEITFDRLQKFWNDLLPQARQELLKLDKQTLIEQARKNFYCSRCNGLLLESFAQIVIYGKSLQQEASDIGHLRTAIELRITHGEQDGAQDPSIHPWGGLSTTKDGFLTLLDCFIKAKSLRVLQNVFDNARAREREREMLYPDACGAGGRGWISQGMANYRGHGIREMCALHTAHLSCTTLVDFWSALGEGTRSSLLRMKEEDFIEKLMYRFDSKRFCRECRRNVIREFKDLKELKRMQREPRCTSWFCVADTAFKCEVFEDAVVIDWHQCLSEPDESYDHFEWAIGTDEGESDIFGFENVGMNAQVHRNGIDLDQFEDYFITLRAWRLDGQCTELCVKAHALKGQSCAHHRLVEDDAMDRDGNDFDGDDAHSQKHAKSPELAREFLLDAAAVIFKEQIEKAFREGTAQQNARSVFVTLALKLLEQRVHVACKEIITLEKQLNLLQNKLLEEEEKEKREEHERGMKRRTREREKKNRRKERLKEKDHSKGKRLVESKSPDNISSSAPSNSTASINDYSTNTLDSRDSGTEEEYSAEGVNLCTPDSCVNQSSCKKINGENSVHCNAVTEFSPMDNSDISTSDQPKSLRRSPRSRDYFPQDQSCWYDDCGDESGRIGELRWKSREKTRGTDRSCNTASTSNNKTRERHSYNFCSCGHPEDYGVMDSCFLPTVRSVREMKIARKSGVEKPKVQYNRCYTLDSFIVPKGNHAGCTQKNAIPKQVWEPMDARRKTNLHNTVHDSGSINDVDPLKHVVFDNSGSHKFSVRCESQPQASESSRDVCNSDQRCANGGRNQTTSCASTLMVNKQNCYSENDEGSRHDVELMTNSASSDSTSSCMSQGDRESSSSSTTSSSAQNPESSSESEESPERINSTVGTPSSRAASRSLLEACAGNGFREYQPKTTRPAHNDMFGYNVSPVQDQLLHYQITHPPQQPPITMGFHDRSWAAPTNGNFQYARPSHLYSSPLVFGVPGNHFIDYPYMAPAFSHIPPEPIHKAAGSFRAVPLSLPFQNGHRQVAEHTQRDMNLERHPSKLTMLTGKDPPEDKNKSGLKYLPEDKNKSWEADASFSLFQFNLPIASPVTPSSKDKSGKLAARTPLVEVQPQLCLREQADVKQYNLFSSKDNGIFSFM, from the exons ATGCCGGGGGTGGCGTCCGCAGCGGGATCGGGGATCTGGTCGCGCCGGCGGGACGAGATCACGTTCGATCGCCTTCAGAAG TTCTGGAATGACTTGCTTCCTCAAGCACGGCAGGAACTCCTCAAATTAGATAAGCAAACTCTCATTGAACAAGCACGCAAGAATTTCTACTGCTCAAGGTGCAATGGGTTGCTTCTGGAAAGTTTTGCACAAATTGTTATCTATGGGAAGTCACTGCAGCAAGAAGCTTCAGATATTGGTCATCTGAGGACAGCTATTGAATTAAGAATTACACATGGAGAGCAAGATGGCGCTCAGGACCCATCAATCCATCCCTGGGGAGGCCTTTCAACCACAAAAGATGGCTTCCTTACGCTTCTTGACTGCTTTATAAAAGCAAAATCATTACGGGTGCTTCAGAAT GTCTTTGACAATGCACGGGCAAGAGAAAGGGAACGGGAAATGCTTTATCCTGATGCCTGTGGTGCAGGTGGCAGAGGATGGATCAGCCAAGGGATGGCTAACTATAGGGGTCATGGAATAAGAGAAATGTGTGCTCTACACACTGCCCACCTTTCATGTACTACACTGGTGGATTTCTGGTCAGCGCTTGGTGAAGGAACTAGATCATCTCTTCTGCGGATGAAGGAGGAAGATTTCATTGAAAAACTTATGTACAG GTTTGATAGTAAGAGATTTTGCCGAGAGTGTCGAAGGAATGTTATCCGTGAATTCAAGGATCTGAAGGAACTGAAGCGCATGCAAAGGGAACCTCGCTGCACCAGTTGGTTTTGTGTTGCAGATACTGCTTTTAAGTGTGAG GTGTTTGAGGATGCTGTCGTAATTGATTGGCACCAGTGCTTATCAGAGCCAGATGAATCTTATGACCACTTTGAATGGGCTATTGGGACAGATGAAGGAGAATCCGATATTTTTGGCTTTGAAAATGTTGGAATGAATGCACAAGTCCACAGAAATGGAATCGATCTTGATCAGTTTGAGGACTACTTCATAACGTTGCGAGCTTGGAGGCTTGATGGCCAGTGCACAGAGCTGTGTGTAAAAGCACATGCATTGAAGGGTCAATCATGTGCTCACCACAGGCTAGTG GAAGACGATGCCATGGACAGGGATGGAAATGATTTTGATGGTGATGATGCCCATTCACAGAAGCATGCCAAGAGCCCTGAACTGGCAAGAGAATTTCTTTTGGATGCTGCTGCTGTGATATTCAAAGAACAG ATTGAGAAGGCCTTCAGGGAAGGTACAGCACAGCAAAATGCACGTAGTGTTTTTGTGACCCTTGCTTTAAAACTTTTGGAACAGCGAGTTCATGTAGCATGCAAAGAAATAATTACGTTGGAAAAACAG TTGAATTTATTGCAGAACAAACTTCTTGAAGAAGAGGAGAAAGAAAAGCGTGAAGAACATGAGCGCGGGATGAAGAGGAgaacaagagagagagaaaagaagaacagaagaaaagaaaggctgaaAGAAAAGGATCATAGTAAAGGAAAAAGACTAGTTGAATCAAAGTCACCAGACAATATTTCATCTTCAGCTCCAAGCAACTCCACAGCATCTATCAATGATTATTCGACAAATACTCTGGACTCAAGAGATTCAGGTACGGAAGAGGAATATAGTGCTGAAGGTGTGAATCTGTGCACTCCTGACAGCTGTGTGAATCAATCTTCATGTAAAAAAATTAATGGAGAAAACAGTGTCCACTGCAATGCAGTGACAGAATTTTCTCCAATGGACAACAGTGACATTTCTACATCAGATCAACCCAAGTCTTTGAGACGAAGTCCAAGATCAAGAGATTATTTTCCTCAAGATCAGTCATGTTGGTATGATGACTGCGGAGATGAGTCTGGAAGAATTGGTGAATTACGATGGAAGTCAAGGGAAAAGACAAGAGGTACTGATAGAAGTTGCAACACAGCATCCACCTCAAATAACAAGACAAGAGAGAGGCACTCATACAATTTTTGCAGCTGTGGCCATCCAGAAGACTATGGAGTTATGGACAGCTGTTTCTTGCCAACAGTTAGATCTGTCAGAGAGATGAAGATAGCAAGAAAATCAGGAGTTGAGAAACCTAAGGTGCAGTACAACAGATGCTATACATTGGATAGCTTTATAGTGCCAAAAGGAAACCATGCTGGTTGTACACAGAAAAATGCTATCCCAAAGCAAGTATGGGAGCCTATGGATGCTCGAAGGAAGACTAACTTACACAACACAGTTCATGATTCAGGTTCAATTAACGATGTTGATCCACTGAAACATGTGGTTTTTGATAACAGCGGATCTCATAAGTTCAGTGTAAGATGTGAATCACAGCCTCAGGCTTCTGAAAGTTCCAGGGATGTTTGTAATTCAGATCAAAGATGTGCAAATGGTGGGAGAAATCAAACTACTTCCTGTGCTAGTACTCTTATGGTAAATAAACAAAATTGTTACTCAGAAAATGATGAAGGCTCCAGGCATGATGTAGAGCTGATGACGAACTCTGCTAGTTCTGATAGCACCTCGTCATGCATGAGCCAGGGAGATAGGGAAAGCAGCTCCAGCAGTACAACCTCTTCGAGCGCTCAAAATCCGGAATCATCTTCTGAATCTGAGGAATCACCGGAGAGAATAAACAGCACAGTAGGTACACCATCATCAAGAGCTGCTTCACGGTCTTTGCTTGAAGCATGTGCAGGAAATGGTTTCAGAGAATACCAACCCAAGACAACCCGCCCAGCTCACAATGACATGTTTGGGTACAATGTATCCCCTGTCCAAGACCAGCTGCTGCATTACCAAATCACGCATCCACCTCAACAACCGCCAATAACAATGGGATTTCATGACCGTTCTTGGGCTGCACCAACGAATGGAAACTTTCAGTATGCTCGACCATCCCACTTATATTCTAGTCCGCTCGTATTCGGAGTACCTGGAAATCATTTTATTGATTATCCTTACATGGCTCCTGCCTTCAGCCATATACCTCCAGAGCCTATTCACAAGGCCGCAGGCAGCTTTAGAGCCGTGCCTCTGTCACTGCCTTTTCAAAACGGACATCGGCAGGTTGCTGAGCATACTCAGAGAGACATGAATCTAGAGAGGCACCCTTCGAAGTTGACTATGCTGACAGGCAAGGATCCCCCAGAAGACAAGAACAAGTCGGGACTAAAGTATCTCCCAGAAGACAAGAACAAATCATGGGAGGCGGATGCATCCTTCTCGTTGTTCCAATTCAACTTGCCAATAGCTTCGCCTGTAACACCATCATCGAAAGATAAGAGCGGAAAGTTGGCTGCAAGGACGCCACTGGTTGAGGTTCAACCTCAGCTTTGCTTGAGGGAACAGGCAGATGTGAAGCAGTATAACCTCTTCTCCTCGAAAGATAATGGTATATTTTCGTTTATGTAG
- the LOC103639389 gene encoding uncharacterized protein isoform X5 has protein sequence MLYPDACGAGGRGWISQGMANYRGHGIREMCALHTAHLSCTTLVDFWSALGEGTRSSLLRMKEEDFIEKLMYRFDSKRFCRECRRNVIREFKDLKELKRMQREPRCTSWFCVADTAFKCEVFEDAVVIDWHQCLSEPDESYDHFEWAIGTDEGESDIFGFENVGMNAQVHRNGIDLDQFEDYFITLRAWRLDGQCTELCVKAHALKGQSCAHHRLVVGDGFVTMTKGESIRNFFEHAEEAEEEDEDDAMDRDGNDFDGDDAHSQKHAKSPELAREFLLDAAAVIFKEQIEKAFREGTAQQNARSVFVTLALKLLEQRVHVACKEIITLEKQLNLLQNKLLEEEEKEKREEHERGMKRRTREREKKNRRKERLKEKDHSKGKRLVESKSPDNISSSAPSNSTASINDYSTNTLDSRDSGTEEEYSAEGVNLCTPDSCVNQSSCKKINGENSVHCNAVTEFSPMDNSDISTSDQPKSLRRSPRSRDYFPQDQSCWYDDCGDESGRIGELRWKSREKTRGTDRSCNTASTSNNKTRERHSYNFCSCGHPEDYGVMDSCFLPTVRSVREMKIARKSGVEKPKVQYNRCYTLDSFIVPKGNHAGCTQKNAIPKQVWEPMDARRKTNLHNTVHDSGSINDVDPLKHVVFDNSGSHKFSVRCESQPQASESSRDVCNSDQRCANGGRNQTTSCASTLMVNKQNCYSENDEGSRHDVELMTNSASSDSTSSCMSQGDRESSSSSTTSSSAQNPESSSESEESPERINSTVGTPSSRAASRSLLEACAGNGFREYQPKTTRPAHNDMFGYNVSPVQDQLLHYQITHPPQQPPITMGFHDRSWAAPTNGNFQYARPSHLYSSPLVFGVPGNHFIDYPYMAPAFSHIPPEPIHKAAGSFRAVPLSLPFQNGHRQVAEHTQRDMNLERHPSKLTMLTGKDPPEDKNKSGLKYLPEDKNKSWEADASFSLFQFNLPIASPVTPSSKDKSGKLAARTPLVEVQPQLCLREQADVKQYNLFSSKDNGIFSFM, from the exons ATGCTTTATCCTGATGCCTGTGGTGCAGGTGGCAGAGGATGGATCAGCCAAGGGATGGCTAACTATAGGGGTCATGGAATAAGAGAAATGTGTGCTCTACACACTGCCCACCTTTCATGTACTACACTGGTGGATTTCTGGTCAGCGCTTGGTGAAGGAACTAGATCATCTCTTCTGCGGATGAAGGAGGAAGATTTCATTGAAAAACTTATGTACAG GTTTGATAGTAAGAGATTTTGCCGAGAGTGTCGAAGGAATGTTATCCGTGAATTCAAGGATCTGAAGGAACTGAAGCGCATGCAAAGGGAACCTCGCTGCACCAGTTGGTTTTGTGTTGCAGATACTGCTTTTAAGTGTGAG GTGTTTGAGGATGCTGTCGTAATTGATTGGCACCAGTGCTTATCAGAGCCAGATGAATCTTATGACCACTTTGAATGGGCTATTGGGACAGATGAAGGAGAATCCGATATTTTTGGCTTTGAAAATGTTGGAATGAATGCACAAGTCCACAGAAATGGAATCGATCTTGATCAGTTTGAGGACTACTTCATAACGTTGCGAGCTTGGAGGCTTGATGGCCAGTGCACAGAGCTGTGTGTAAAAGCACATGCATTGAAGGGTCAATCATGTGCTCACCACAGGCTAGTGGTGGGTGATGGCTTTGTGACTATGACAAAGGGTGAAAGTATTAGAAATTTCTTTGAGCATGCTGAAGAGGCCGAGGAAGAGGAT GAAGACGATGCCATGGACAGGGATGGAAATGATTTTGATGGTGATGATGCCCATTCACAGAAGCATGCCAAGAGCCCTGAACTGGCAAGAGAATTTCTTTTGGATGCTGCTGCTGTGATATTCAAAGAACAG ATTGAGAAGGCCTTCAGGGAAGGTACAGCACAGCAAAATGCACGTAGTGTTTTTGTGACCCTTGCTTTAAAACTTTTGGAACAGCGAGTTCATGTAGCATGCAAAGAAATAATTACGTTGGAAAAACAG TTGAATTTATTGCAGAACAAACTTCTTGAAGAAGAGGAGAAAGAAAAGCGTGAAGAACATGAGCGCGGGATGAAGAGGAgaacaagagagagagaaaagaagaacagaagaaaagaaaggctgaaAGAAAAGGATCATAGTAAAGGAAAAAGACTAGTTGAATCAAAGTCACCAGACAATATTTCATCTTCAGCTCCAAGCAACTCCACAGCATCTATCAATGATTATTCGACAAATACTCTGGACTCAAGAGATTCAGGTACGGAAGAGGAATATAGTGCTGAAGGTGTGAATCTGTGCACTCCTGACAGCTGTGTGAATCAATCTTCATGTAAAAAAATTAATGGAGAAAACAGTGTCCACTGCAATGCAGTGACAGAATTTTCTCCAATGGACAACAGTGACATTTCTACATCAGATCAACCCAAGTCTTTGAGACGAAGTCCAAGATCAAGAGATTATTTTCCTCAAGATCAGTCATGTTGGTATGATGACTGCGGAGATGAGTCTGGAAGAATTGGTGAATTACGATGGAAGTCAAGGGAAAAGACAAGAGGTACTGATAGAAGTTGCAACACAGCATCCACCTCAAATAACAAGACAAGAGAGAGGCACTCATACAATTTTTGCAGCTGTGGCCATCCAGAAGACTATGGAGTTATGGACAGCTGTTTCTTGCCAACAGTTAGATCTGTCAGAGAGATGAAGATAGCAAGAAAATCAGGAGTTGAGAAACCTAAGGTGCAGTACAACAGATGCTATACATTGGATAGCTTTATAGTGCCAAAAGGAAACCATGCTGGTTGTACACAGAAAAATGCTATCCCAAAGCAAGTATGGGAGCCTATGGATGCTCGAAGGAAGACTAACTTACACAACACAGTTCATGATTCAGGTTCAATTAACGATGTTGATCCACTGAAACATGTGGTTTTTGATAACAGCGGATCTCATAAGTTCAGTGTAAGATGTGAATCACAGCCTCAGGCTTCTGAAAGTTCCAGGGATGTTTGTAATTCAGATCAAAGATGTGCAAATGGTGGGAGAAATCAAACTACTTCCTGTGCTAGTACTCTTATGGTAAATAAACAAAATTGTTACTCAGAAAATGATGAAGGCTCCAGGCATGATGTAGAGCTGATGACGAACTCTGCTAGTTCTGATAGCACCTCGTCATGCATGAGCCAGGGAGATAGGGAAAGCAGCTCCAGCAGTACAACCTCTTCGAGCGCTCAAAATCCGGAATCATCTTCTGAATCTGAGGAATCACCGGAGAGAATAAACAGCACAGTAGGTACACCATCATCAAGAGCTGCTTCACGGTCTTTGCTTGAAGCATGTGCAGGAAATGGTTTCAGAGAATACCAACCCAAGACAACCCGCCCAGCTCACAATGACATGTTTGGGTACAATGTATCCCCTGTCCAAGACCAGCTGCTGCATTACCAAATCACGCATCCACCTCAACAACCGCCAATAACAATGGGATTTCATGACCGTTCTTGGGCTGCACCAACGAATGGAAACTTTCAGTATGCTCGACCATCCCACTTATATTCTAGTCCGCTCGTATTCGGAGTACCTGGAAATCATTTTATTGATTATCCTTACATGGCTCCTGCCTTCAGCCATATACCTCCAGAGCCTATTCACAAGGCCGCAGGCAGCTTTAGAGCCGTGCCTCTGTCACTGCCTTTTCAAAACGGACATCGGCAGGTTGCTGAGCATACTCAGAGAGACATGAATCTAGAGAGGCACCCTTCGAAGTTGACTATGCTGACAGGCAAGGATCCCCCAGAAGACAAGAACAAGTCGGGACTAAAGTATCTCCCAGAAGACAAGAACAAATCATGGGAGGCGGATGCATCCTTCTCGTTGTTCCAATTCAACTTGCCAATAGCTTCGCCTGTAACACCATCATCGAAAGATAAGAGCGGAAAGTTGGCTGCAAGGACGCCACTGGTTGAGGTTCAACCTCAGCTTTGCTTGAGGGAACAGGCAGATGTGAAGCAGTATAACCTCTTCTCCTCGAAAGATAATGGTATATTTTCGTTTATGTAG
- the LOC103639389 gene encoding uncharacterized protein isoform X6, which produces MLYPDACGAGGRGWISQGMANYRGHGIREMCALHTAHLSCTTLVDFWSALGEGTRSSLLRMKEEDFIEKLMYRFDSKRFCRECRRNVIREFKDLKELKRMQREPRCTSWFCVADTAFKCEVFEDAVVIDWHQCLSEPDESYDHFEWAIGTDEGESDIFGFENVGMNAQVHRNGIDLDQFEDYFITLRAWRLDGQCTELCVKAHALKGQSCAHHRLVVGDGFVTMTKGESIRNFFEHAEEAEEEDEDDAMDRDGNDFDGDDAHSQKHAKSPELAREFLLDAAAVIFKEQIEKAFREGTAQQNARSVFVTLALKLLEQRVHVACKEIITLEKQNKLLEEEEKEKREEHERGMKRRTREREKKNRRKERLKEKDHSKGKRLVESKSPDNISSSAPSNSTASINDYSTNTLDSRDSGTEEEYSAEGVNLCTPDSCVNQSSCKKINGENSVHCNAVTEFSPMDNSDISTSDQPKSLRRSPRSRDYFPQDQSCWYDDCGDESGRIGELRWKSREKTRGTDRSCNTASTSNNKTRERHSYNFCSCGHPEDYGVMDSCFLPTVRSVREMKIARKSGVEKPKVQYNRCYTLDSFIVPKGNHAGCTQKNAIPKQVWEPMDARRKTNLHNTVHDSGSINDVDPLKHVVFDNSGSHKFSVRCESQPQASESSRDVCNSDQRCANGGRNQTTSCASTLMVNKQNCYSENDEGSRHDVELMTNSASSDSTSSCMSQGDRESSSSSTTSSSAQNPESSSESEESPERINSTVGTPSSRAASRSLLEACAGNGFREYQPKTTRPAHNDMFGYNVSPVQDQLLHYQITHPPQQPPITMGFHDRSWAAPTNGNFQYARPSHLYSSPLVFGVPGNHFIDYPYMAPAFSHIPPEPIHKAAGSFRAVPLSLPFQNGHRQVAEHTQRDMNLERHPSKLTMLTGKDPPEDKNKSGLKYLPEDKNKSWEADASFSLFQFNLPIASPVTPSSKDKSGKLAARTPLVEVQPQLCLREQADVKQYNLFSSKDNGIFSFM; this is translated from the exons ATGCTTTATCCTGATGCCTGTGGTGCAGGTGGCAGAGGATGGATCAGCCAAGGGATGGCTAACTATAGGGGTCATGGAATAAGAGAAATGTGTGCTCTACACACTGCCCACCTTTCATGTACTACACTGGTGGATTTCTGGTCAGCGCTTGGTGAAGGAACTAGATCATCTCTTCTGCGGATGAAGGAGGAAGATTTCATTGAAAAACTTATGTACAG GTTTGATAGTAAGAGATTTTGCCGAGAGTGTCGAAGGAATGTTATCCGTGAATTCAAGGATCTGAAGGAACTGAAGCGCATGCAAAGGGAACCTCGCTGCACCAGTTGGTTTTGTGTTGCAGATACTGCTTTTAAGTGTGAG GTGTTTGAGGATGCTGTCGTAATTGATTGGCACCAGTGCTTATCAGAGCCAGATGAATCTTATGACCACTTTGAATGGGCTATTGGGACAGATGAAGGAGAATCCGATATTTTTGGCTTTGAAAATGTTGGAATGAATGCACAAGTCCACAGAAATGGAATCGATCTTGATCAGTTTGAGGACTACTTCATAACGTTGCGAGCTTGGAGGCTTGATGGCCAGTGCACAGAGCTGTGTGTAAAAGCACATGCATTGAAGGGTCAATCATGTGCTCACCACAGGCTAGTGGTGGGTGATGGCTTTGTGACTATGACAAAGGGTGAAAGTATTAGAAATTTCTTTGAGCATGCTGAAGAGGCCGAGGAAGAGGAT GAAGACGATGCCATGGACAGGGATGGAAATGATTTTGATGGTGATGATGCCCATTCACAGAAGCATGCCAAGAGCCCTGAACTGGCAAGAGAATTTCTTTTGGATGCTGCTGCTGTGATATTCAAAGAACAG ATTGAGAAGGCCTTCAGGGAAGGTACAGCACAGCAAAATGCACGTAGTGTTTTTGTGACCCTTGCTTTAAAACTTTTGGAACAGCGAGTTCATGTAGCATGCAAAGAAATAATTACGTTGGAAAAACAG AACAAACTTCTTGAAGAAGAGGAGAAAGAAAAGCGTGAAGAACATGAGCGCGGGATGAAGAGGAgaacaagagagagagaaaagaagaacagaagaaaagaaaggctgaaAGAAAAGGATCATAGTAAAGGAAAAAGACTAGTTGAATCAAAGTCACCAGACAATATTTCATCTTCAGCTCCAAGCAACTCCACAGCATCTATCAATGATTATTCGACAAATACTCTGGACTCAAGAGATTCAGGTACGGAAGAGGAATATAGTGCTGAAGGTGTGAATCTGTGCACTCCTGACAGCTGTGTGAATCAATCTTCATGTAAAAAAATTAATGGAGAAAACAGTGTCCACTGCAATGCAGTGACAGAATTTTCTCCAATGGACAACAGTGACATTTCTACATCAGATCAACCCAAGTCTTTGAGACGAAGTCCAAGATCAAGAGATTATTTTCCTCAAGATCAGTCATGTTGGTATGATGACTGCGGAGATGAGTCTGGAAGAATTGGTGAATTACGATGGAAGTCAAGGGAAAAGACAAGAGGTACTGATAGAAGTTGCAACACAGCATCCACCTCAAATAACAAGACAAGAGAGAGGCACTCATACAATTTTTGCAGCTGTGGCCATCCAGAAGACTATGGAGTTATGGACAGCTGTTTCTTGCCAACAGTTAGATCTGTCAGAGAGATGAAGATAGCAAGAAAATCAGGAGTTGAGAAACCTAAGGTGCAGTACAACAGATGCTATACATTGGATAGCTTTATAGTGCCAAAAGGAAACCATGCTGGTTGTACACAGAAAAATGCTATCCCAAAGCAAGTATGGGAGCCTATGGATGCTCGAAGGAAGACTAACTTACACAACACAGTTCATGATTCAGGTTCAATTAACGATGTTGATCCACTGAAACATGTGGTTTTTGATAACAGCGGATCTCATAAGTTCAGTGTAAGATGTGAATCACAGCCTCAGGCTTCTGAAAGTTCCAGGGATGTTTGTAATTCAGATCAAAGATGTGCAAATGGTGGGAGAAATCAAACTACTTCCTGTGCTAGTACTCTTATGGTAAATAAACAAAATTGTTACTCAGAAAATGATGAAGGCTCCAGGCATGATGTAGAGCTGATGACGAACTCTGCTAGTTCTGATAGCACCTCGTCATGCATGAGCCAGGGAGATAGGGAAAGCAGCTCCAGCAGTACAACCTCTTCGAGCGCTCAAAATCCGGAATCATCTTCTGAATCTGAGGAATCACCGGAGAGAATAAACAGCACAGTAGGTACACCATCATCAAGAGCTGCTTCACGGTCTTTGCTTGAAGCATGTGCAGGAAATGGTTTCAGAGAATACCAACCCAAGACAACCCGCCCAGCTCACAATGACATGTTTGGGTACAATGTATCCCCTGTCCAAGACCAGCTGCTGCATTACCAAATCACGCATCCACCTCAACAACCGCCAATAACAATGGGATTTCATGACCGTTCTTGGGCTGCACCAACGAATGGAAACTTTCAGTATGCTCGACCATCCCACTTATATTCTAGTCCGCTCGTATTCGGAGTACCTGGAAATCATTTTATTGATTATCCTTACATGGCTCCTGCCTTCAGCCATATACCTCCAGAGCCTATTCACAAGGCCGCAGGCAGCTTTAGAGCCGTGCCTCTGTCACTGCCTTTTCAAAACGGACATCGGCAGGTTGCTGAGCATACTCAGAGAGACATGAATCTAGAGAGGCACCCTTCGAAGTTGACTATGCTGACAGGCAAGGATCCCCCAGAAGACAAGAACAAGTCGGGACTAAAGTATCTCCCAGAAGACAAGAACAAATCATGGGAGGCGGATGCATCCTTCTCGTTGTTCCAATTCAACTTGCCAATAGCTTCGCCTGTAACACCATCATCGAAAGATAAGAGCGGAAAGTTGGCTGCAAGGACGCCACTGGTTGAGGTTCAACCTCAGCTTTGCTTGAGGGAACAGGCAGATGTGAAGCAGTATAACCTCTTCTCCTCGAAAGATAATGGTATATTTTCGTTTATGTAG